A window of Thermococcus aggregans contains these coding sequences:
- a CDS encoding haloacid dehalogenase, translated as MNISEVIAEIREVLDKKDELREEALKLTREIVRLSGDSIKALHRGEFKTAEERLKKAEELVKQLKEELKGHEDLYFTGYVQSAHQEYVEALLFYRYLLGEEFPSPKEIGIPEADYALGIGDFIGELRRYFLTLLLKGEIERAQEVYAFMEKVYDELVTLEYPKGLVNVRQKQDQARYILERTLEDLTRAKINKDLEKKLEELKNEI; from the coding sequence GTGAACATTTCTGAGGTAATAGCGGAGATAAGAGAAGTTCTTGATAAGAAGGACGAATTAAGAGAAGAGGCCCTCAAGCTTACTCGGGAAATCGTGAGGCTAAGTGGAGACTCAATAAAAGCCCTGCACAGGGGAGAGTTCAAGACTGCGGAGGAGAGGCTGAAAAAAGCCGAAGAGCTTGTTAAACAGCTAAAAGAAGAGCTCAAAGGCCATGAAGACCTATACTTTACAGGCTATGTTCAGAGTGCTCATCAGGAATATGTAGAAGCACTGCTATTTTACCGCTACCTTCTTGGGGAAGAGTTTCCGTCTCCTAAAGAAATTGGAATCCCCGAGGCCGATTATGCTCTGGGAATTGGGGACTTCATAGGGGAGCTAAGAAGGTATTTTCTGACGCTCTTACTGAAGGGAGAAATAGAGAGGGCTCAAGAAGTTTATGCGTTTATGGAGAAAGTTTACGACGAGCTTGTTACCCTTGAGTATCCAAAGGGTCTTGTAAATGTCAGACAAAAGCAAGACCAAGCAAGGTATATTTTAGAGAGAACTCTGGAGGATTTAACAAGGGCAAAAATTAACAAAGATCTGGAAAAAAAGCTCGAGGAGTTGAAGAATGAAATTTAA
- a CDS encoding endonuclease V has protein sequence MKFKKLADVQRKLSKKIVEKPLDISKVKTIAAVDVSYKGDRARGAFVLCSFPSCEVLKTKVIETEVSFPYIPTYFFLRETRPILLLLKGEEFDVLLVEGHGKAHPRGYGLASHIGLLINKPTIGVAKKPLRGTKDFVKVGKAYVSVGNLIDLDSAKKIVEAINENGYPKPLRIADKLSKGAENGGY, from the coding sequence ATGAAATTTAAGAAGCTTGCAGATGTTCAAAGAAAGCTGAGCAAAAAAATAGTGGAAAAGCCCTTAGACATCTCAAAGGTCAAAACTATTGCCGCGGTTGATGTGTCTTACAAAGGAGACCGAGCAAGAGGTGCTTTTGTTTTGTGCTCCTTTCCCTCCTGTGAAGTTTTAAAAACAAAAGTCATTGAAACAGAAGTCAGCTTCCCCTACATCCCCACGTACTTCTTTTTGAGGGAAACAAGGCCAATATTACTGCTGTTAAAGGGCGAGGAGTTTGATGTTCTCCTTGTGGAGGGGCACGGAAAGGCGCATCCAAGGGGATATGGCTTAGCATCGCATATAGGTTTGCTGATCAACAAGCCCACAATAGGGGTCGCCAAAAAGCCTTTACGTGGAACCAAAGATTTCGTGAAGGTGGGAAAAGCTTATGTAAGTGTTGGCAATTTAATTGATCTTGACTCTGCGAAGAAGATTGTTGAGGCCATTAACGAAAATGGTTACCCAAAGCCTTTGAGAATTGCAGACAAACTTTCCAAGGGTGCTGAAAATGGAGGATATTAA
- a CDS encoding CTP-dependent riboflavin kinase yields the protein MEDIKLLISLAKKGAIGDKVKITLRELSKEIGVSPQTVLRKLDAMEKMGYIKREVSGKKTFVEITPEGLKLLEDIFDEIGKILYGNYILGEVVSGIGEGKYYVEQYKDRIKEYLGFTPYPGTLNILIIFPKTIYDALYNVEPIIIPGFTKGGRTFGDVKAYKVRIDGIEGAIVIPSRTIHPPRIAEIIAPVCLREKLNLKDGSRVKVEVVK from the coding sequence ATGGAGGATATTAAACTGCTAATTTCCCTTGCCAAGAAAGGTGCCATCGGGGATAAAGTCAAGATAACTCTTAGAGAGCTTTCCAAGGAAATAGGGGTTTCTCCCCAAACAGTGCTGAGAAAGCTCGATGCCATGGAAAAAATGGGTTATATAAAGCGCGAGGTTTCTGGAAAGAAAACTTTCGTAGAGATAACCCCCGAGGGATTAAAACTTCTTGAGGATATATTTGACGAAATTGGAAAAATTCTGTACGGTAACTATATCCTAGGTGAAGTCGTTTCTGGAATTGGAGAAGGGAAGTATTATGTGGAGCAGTATAAAGACAGAATAAAGGAGTACCTCGGCTTTACTCCCTATCCGGGAACTCTAAACATTTTAATAATCTTCCCCAAGACGATTTATGATGCCCTCTACAACGTAGAGCCCATAATAATCCCTGGCTTCACTAAAGGAGGCAGGACTTTTGGAGACGTAAAGGCTTACAAAGTTAGGATAGACGGAATTGAGGGAGCTATAGTTATACCCTCTAGAACAATACATCCTCCAAGAATTGCAGAAATAATAGCGCCCGTATGTCTTAGAGAAAAGCTTAATCTAAAGGACGGTTCAAGGGTTAAAGTTGAGGTTGTGAAATAA
- a CDS encoding PRC-barrel domain-containing protein — protein sequence MVMRLSKLYGKQIYNTKGYYIGYVDEVLIEIDKGYGRILALGLPGEKVGIPYERVTAIGDIVLIEAKKD from the coding sequence ATGGTAATGAGGTTGTCAAAACTTTATGGAAAACAGATATACAACACCAAGGGATATTACATCGGTTACGTTGATGAGGTTCTGATAGAGATCGACAAAGGATACGGAAGAATACTGGCACTTGGGCTCCCGGGAGAAAAAGTCGGAATCCCCTATGAAAGGGTAACTGCAATTGGAGATATAGTGTTGATAGAGGCAAAGAAGGACTAA
- a CDS encoding DHH family phosphoesterase: MRVLILGGGTIGRSIAQMLKGEFEVVIIEQDDIRAQSLSESGFRVIHGDFSYTASLLKAGIDKADLTIITTRDVNKIKRTIRTIKNNTPEVPVLVILPDDMTVEELTSQLKEEFETDIKIDYAISPRDALIKAIVEMVEDIGERKNAVLLTKKLSEIKQKTDSLLIVMHDNPDPDAMASAAALQAIAQNMGLKTTIVYGGEITHHENRAFVNLLGLDMRKVSPGSYEIKRHSAIALVDCQPNGNLSILDDEDLKKIEILIDHHQLLQNLEEKLPKNAFFDIRPEVNATSSIMVEYLKHLNIEVDELLGTSLFYGIYVDTKKFSKLNHTDLKALAFLAGKVDYDLLEKIESPDISTETAEILARAILNRKMYKNIVISNVGFITNRDAIAESADFLLRLEGVTTVLVFGIVDDRIEISARTRDVRINIGKVLKEAFGEIGSGGGHPQSGGARIPLGIFKLAKDKDSLLKLVEEAITEKFLEALNAKEA; the protein is encoded by the coding sequence ATGAGAGTGTTGATACTTGGTGGAGGAACCATAGGGAGAAGTATTGCCCAGATGCTTAAAGGGGAGTTCGAGGTTGTTATTATAGAGCAAGATGATATTAGAGCACAGTCCCTCAGCGAAAGTGGATTTCGTGTTATTCACGGTGATTTCTCATATACGGCATCTTTGTTGAAAGCTGGCATTGACAAAGCGGATTTAACCATAATAACAACAAGGGACGTAAATAAGATAAAGAGAACAATACGGACAATTAAAAACAATACTCCAGAAGTTCCTGTTTTAGTTATACTTCCAGACGACATGACCGTTGAAGAACTAACTTCTCAGCTAAAGGAGGAATTTGAAACCGACATTAAAATAGACTACGCTATCTCTCCAAGGGATGCTCTTATCAAAGCAATCGTTGAAATGGTGGAGGATATAGGAGAGAGGAAAAACGCAGTTTTACTTACCAAAAAGCTCTCGGAAATAAAACAAAAGACGGATTCACTCTTAATAGTCATGCACGATAATCCCGATCCAGATGCCATGGCCAGTGCTGCTGCACTTCAAGCCATAGCTCAAAACATGGGGCTAAAGACTACGATTGTTTATGGGGGCGAAATAACGCACCATGAAAACAGAGCTTTTGTGAATCTTCTCGGGCTGGATATGAGAAAAGTTTCTCCAGGTTCCTATGAAATTAAAAGGCATTCTGCTATAGCTTTGGTAGACTGTCAGCCCAACGGGAATTTGAGCATTTTAGACGATGAAGACCTTAAGAAGATAGAAATACTGATAGATCACCATCAGCTCCTTCAAAATTTGGAAGAAAAGCTTCCTAAAAATGCATTTTTTGACATTAGGCCAGAGGTCAACGCAACTTCTTCAATAATGGTGGAATACCTGAAGCACCTCAATATTGAGGTCGACGAACTGCTTGGCACCAGCCTCTTCTATGGCATCTACGTAGATACGAAGAAATTCTCAAAGCTTAACCATACCGATCTTAAAGCACTAGCATTTTTAGCAGGAAAAGTGGATTATGACCTTCTGGAAAAGATTGAGTCTCCAGACATTTCAACCGAAACCGCTGAAATCTTAGCTAGGGCAATCCTAAACAGAAAGATGTACAAAAACATCGTCATATCAAACGTGGGCTTTATAACCAACAGGGATGCAATTGCAGAGTCTGCAGACTTTTTGCTTAGGCTGGAGGGAGTTACCACTGTCTTAGTTTTTGGAATAGTTGACGACAGAATTGAGATTTCCGCAAGAACGAGGGACGTTAGGATAAACATAGGCAAGGTCTTGAAGGAGGCTTTTGGAGAGATTGGCAGTGGCGGAGGGCATCCGCAATCAGGAGGAGCAAGGATACCATTAGGAATCTTCAAACTCGCTAAAGACAAAGATTCACTCCTAAAATTAGTAGAAGAGGCAATAACAGAGAAATTCTTAGAGGCATTAAATGCCAAAGAGGCTTAG
- a CDS encoding DMT family transporter, whose amino-acid sequence MSTLLGALLALISAFGWGTASVLVKIGMREKSAVTVNIIRLYLTAIFYTLLFLITDRYKEILSLSPEIILVTFISGLFGFVIGDYFYFNALKLMGVSRTVPITSSYPLWTMLWAWMFFGKKITVQTLLGALLIFLAIVIVRKGGLDERLDPKGFVYAILAPISWSIAIVLLDLLSLYISPLSLAGFRMICAALGISIFLPKYSKELKRVTKNEIKVLLGVALLGLIIGQYAFVKSVSLVGSHISTPISAINPIISSLLAVTLLKEPPNTKIILGLILAVAGVVLITTA is encoded by the coding sequence ATGAGCACGTTACTTGGAGCACTGCTCGCATTGATTTCGGCATTTGGGTGGGGAACAGCTTCAGTTCTAGTGAAGATTGGAATGAGAGAAAAAAGTGCTGTTACTGTTAATATAATCCGGCTATACCTCACAGCAATATTCTATACCTTGCTCTTCCTAATCACTGACAGATACAAAGAGATATTGTCCCTTTCCCCCGAAATAATTTTGGTAACATTTATTTCAGGTCTCTTCGGTTTTGTTATAGGAGATTACTTTTATTTTAACGCGCTTAAGCTTATGGGAGTGTCCAGGACAGTCCCAATTACTTCGTCATACCCACTCTGGACGATGCTTTGGGCTTGGATGTTCTTTGGAAAGAAGATTACTGTGCAAACTCTCCTTGGAGCACTTCTCATATTTCTGGCAATTGTTATTGTTAGAAAGGGCGGATTAGATGAACGTCTTGACCCTAAGGGCTTTGTATATGCTATTTTAGCCCCAATTTCTTGGAGCATTGCGATAGTTTTGCTCGATCTCTTGTCTTTATATATCAGCCCCCTTTCGCTTGCAGGGTTTAGAATGATATGTGCTGCACTAGGAATTAGTATCTTCTTACCAAAGTATTCAAAGGAACTCAAAAGAGTTACTAAAAATGAAATAAAGGTTCTTTTAGGAGTTGCGCTGCTTGGATTAATAATTGGGCAATACGCTTTTGTAAAATCGGTTAGTCTTGTCGGTTCCCATATCTCAACACCTATCAGCGCCATAAATCCAATAATATCTTCTCTTCTGGCAGTTACGCTCTTAAAGGAGCCGCCGAACACCAAGATAATTCTGGGTCTTATACTTGCCGTTGCAGGTGTGGTCTTAATAACAACGGCGTAA
- the topA gene encoding DNA topoisomerase I: protein MTTLIIAEKPNVARKIAYALAEGKPIRKTIGKVPYYELTRDGKKIIVAPAVGHLFSLAPKEKTYGYPVFDIEWVPVYVAEKGKSYAKEYIKALRELAKRADEFVVACDYDTEGEVIGYTALKYACGVDPAKAKRMKFSALTKKDLLRAWYNLEPTINFGMADAGIARHVLDWYWGVNLSRALSSAVRKASGKWIILSTGRVQGPTLKFLVEREKEIENFVPTPYWVIKMVLEKNNQQYTATYEKDRILDEEEAKRIVQEAKKGPAFVEKVEVKQQQRNPPHPFDLGTLQREAYSAFGYSPKKTLDIAQRLYEMSLCSYPRTSSQKLPKNLNFRSIIQNLAKISDYKPFAHELLGKGELKPVEGKKEDPAHPAIYPTGELPKPGELSKEEQNLYDLIVRRFLALFADPAIRESVKVIINSNNHRFILSGSRTIKEGWLKIYGKYVSFDEVLLPKFKEEEPIKVIQIKREKKKTKPPTRYSPASIIKKMEDLGIGTKATRAQILETLYSRGYIEGKKKIKVTPLGMKVVEALENSVPDIISVELTREFEEKMEQIMQKKISKEKVIEESKETLLKILKEFKQKEGEIGKKLLEAFIESQGNKNSKKKKKESKESKVAKELTAEEEESIKKSLEEKKSADTIIVGKCPKCGSDLVVKYNRKTGKRFVGCSNWPNCDVTYPLLQRGEIIPTGKTCPECGNAPIVKIKERNREYEICLDMNCYKNRKRRKSY, encoded by the coding sequence ATGACTACGCTCATAATTGCAGAGAAGCCCAACGTAGCCAGGAAAATAGCCTATGCTCTCGCAGAGGGCAAACCAATAAGGAAAACTATTGGTAAAGTTCCATACTATGAGCTAACAAGAGATGGGAAGAAAATAATAGTGGCTCCAGCTGTTGGGCATCTATTCTCCCTCGCACCCAAAGAAAAAACCTATGGCTACCCGGTTTTTGATATAGAGTGGGTTCCCGTTTATGTTGCCGAAAAAGGAAAAAGCTACGCAAAGGAGTATATAAAAGCCCTGAGAGAGCTTGCAAAGAGAGCAGATGAGTTTGTCGTTGCATGTGACTACGACACCGAAGGAGAGGTTATAGGATATACAGCCTTAAAGTATGCTTGTGGAGTTGACCCTGCAAAAGCTAAGAGAATGAAGTTCTCCGCCCTTACAAAAAAAGACCTGCTAAGAGCTTGGTACAACTTAGAGCCGACTATTAACTTTGGGATGGCGGATGCTGGGATAGCGCGCCATGTTTTGGACTGGTACTGGGGAGTCAACCTTTCGAGGGCATTGAGCTCGGCCGTGAGAAAGGCCAGCGGTAAGTGGATAATTCTTTCCACCGGTAGAGTTCAAGGGCCAACCTTGAAGTTCCTGGTTGAGAGAGAGAAGGAAATAGAGAACTTCGTTCCCACGCCCTACTGGGTCATAAAAATGGTTCTCGAAAAGAACAACCAGCAGTACACTGCAACCTACGAGAAGGACAGAATATTAGACGAGGAAGAGGCCAAGAGAATCGTCCAGGAAGCTAAGAAAGGACCTGCCTTCGTCGAGAAAGTTGAGGTAAAACAGCAGCAGAGAAATCCTCCTCACCCCTTTGACCTTGGAACGCTTCAAAGGGAAGCATACTCCGCTTTTGGCTACAGCCCAAAGAAGACTTTAGACATAGCACAGAGACTTTATGAGATGTCTTTGTGCTCTTACCCGAGAACCTCGTCTCAAAAGCTCCCCAAGAACCTAAACTTCCGCTCTATAATTCAAAACCTCGCCAAGATTTCGGATTACAAACCCTTTGCACACGAGCTTTTGGGGAAAGGGGAACTCAAACCTGTAGAGGGAAAAAAGGAAGACCCTGCGCATCCAGCTATATATCCAACTGGAGAGCTACCTAAACCCGGAGAGCTAAGCAAAGAAGAGCAGAACCTTTATGACCTGATAGTTAGAAGGTTTTTAGCCCTTTTTGCGGATCCTGCAATCAGAGAGAGCGTAAAGGTTATCATAAACTCAAACAACCACCGCTTTATTCTCAGCGGTTCAAGAACAATTAAAGAGGGCTGGTTGAAGATTTATGGGAAATACGTTAGTTTTGATGAAGTTCTGCTTCCAAAATTTAAAGAAGAAGAGCCGATAAAAGTTATTCAAATTAAGCGGGAGAAAAAGAAAACCAAACCTCCCACAAGATATTCTCCGGCAAGCATTATCAAAAAAATGGAAGACCTCGGTATTGGAACCAAGGCTACGAGAGCTCAGATTTTGGAGACCCTATACTCGAGGGGCTACATAGAGGGCAAGAAGAAGATAAAGGTGACTCCCCTCGGTATGAAGGTAGTAGAAGCGCTGGAAAACAGCGTTCCTGACATAATAAGCGTTGAACTGACAAGAGAGTTTGAAGAAAAAATGGAGCAGATAATGCAGAAAAAGATAAGCAAGGAAAAAGTCATTGAGGAGTCCAAAGAAACCCTGTTAAAAATCTTAAAAGAGTTCAAACAGAAAGAGGGCGAAATTGGGAAGAAGCTCCTCGAAGCATTTATTGAGAGCCAAGGAAATAAAAACAGCAAAAAGAAAAAGAAAGAGAGTAAAGAGAGTAAGGTTGCAAAAGAGCTAACTGCGGAGGAAGAAGAGAGCATCAAAAAGTCGCTTGAAGAGAAAAAGTCCGCAGATACTATAATAGTTGGAAAGTGCCCTAAATGCGGTAGTGACCTTGTGGTGAAGTACAACAGAAAGACAGGCAAAAGGTTTGTGGGCTGCTCTAATTGGCCGAATTGTGACGTTACCTATCCACTTCTCCAACGGGGTGAAATAATCCCAACGGGTAAAACGTGCCCTGAATGTGGAAATGCCCCAATAGTGAAAATCAAAGAGCGCAACAGAGAATACGAGATATGCCTCGATATGAACTGCTACAAGAACCGAAAGAGAAGAAAAAGCTATTAG
- a CDS encoding geranylgeranyl reductase family protein: MKYDVVVVGAGIAGPIVARNVAREGYSVLLIDKKPAIGAPKQCAEGITINVFKNYDIPYDKRFINREIYGAKLYSPSGYELEMRYKDVSGVILERKVFDKMLAFYAARAGADVLVRTEALDVIRENGRIKGIKAKHEGKPIEIYAEVIVAADGVESTIARKAGINTYTPPHEFDSAYEYEMLIEGFDPDLIHLWFGNEIAPRGYVWVFPKDEDRANVGIGINSDNPKTAKYYLDKWLKENNIPAKKLLEINVGLVPVGGFVKELAKDNVVVVGDAARQVNPMHGGGMAEAMKAGTIASKWIVKALEEENLELLKNYTKEWWEKDGKRLERVLKVRKAVEKLTDEDLDVFIQVLSGADAEKIAGGDYTEVIKALLKNPKVLMSKRRIALLKELL; encoded by the coding sequence ATGAAATACGACGTTGTTGTTGTCGGAGCTGGGATTGCGGGTCCAATAGTTGCTAGAAACGTTGCTAGAGAAGGATACTCTGTTCTTCTCATAGATAAAAAGCCCGCTATAGGCGCTCCAAAGCAGTGTGCTGAAGGAATTACCATAAACGTCTTTAAGAATTACGACATCCCCTATGACAAACGCTTCATAAACCGTGAAATCTATGGTGCAAAGCTGTATTCTCCCAGCGGTTACGAGCTTGAAATGAGGTACAAAGACGTAAGTGGTGTTATTTTAGAAAGGAAAGTGTTCGATAAAATGCTGGCTTTTTATGCCGCAAGGGCTGGGGCAGATGTCCTCGTTAGGACTGAAGCTCTCGACGTTATCAGAGAAAATGGTCGCATAAAGGGCATAAAAGCAAAGCACGAAGGAAAACCCATAGAGATTTACGCAGAGGTTATTGTAGCTGCGGATGGTGTTGAGAGCACCATAGCGAGGAAGGCCGGCATAAACACCTATACACCTCCCCATGAGTTCGACTCAGCGTATGAGTATGAAATGCTTATTGAGGGCTTTGATCCTGACTTGATTCACCTCTGGTTTGGCAATGAGATAGCACCAAGAGGATACGTATGGGTCTTCCCGAAAGATGAAGATAGAGCTAACGTCGGTATAGGCATAAATTCTGATAATCCAAAAACCGCTAAGTACTACCTCGACAAGTGGCTTAAAGAGAACAACATTCCAGCAAAGAAGCTTCTTGAAATAAATGTGGGTCTTGTTCCAGTAGGGGGCTTTGTCAAAGAGCTCGCCAAAGACAACGTGGTCGTTGTAGGAGATGCTGCCAGACAAGTGAACCCCATGCACGGCGGTGGAATGGCAGAGGCAATGAAAGCGGGAACAATAGCGAGCAAGTGGATAGTAAAAGCACTCGAAGAAGAGAACCTCGAGCTCCTAAAGAACTACACAAAAGAATGGTGGGAAAAAGATGGCAAAAGACTTGAAAGGGTTCTTAAAGTCAGAAAAGCCGTAGAGAAGCTGACCGACGAGGATCTGGATGTCTTCATCCAAGTCTTAAGCGGGGCAGACGCGGAGAAAATTGCAGGCGGCGATTATACAGAAGTTATAAAAGCCCTCCTCAAGAATCCGAAAGTGCTCATGAGTAAAAGAAGGATTGCCCTTCTCAAAGAGCTCCTGTAG
- a CDS encoding DUF362 domain-containing protein, whose product MAEKIRVIVDEDKCYLCGGCAGVCPALAIRVSASKWEFFQDKCISCRTCVNACPVGALSAEPLEGEP is encoded by the coding sequence ATGGCGGAGAAAATCAGAGTCATCGTAGATGAAGATAAGTGCTACCTCTGTGGGGGCTGTGCAGGTGTTTGCCCCGCTCTTGCAATAAGGGTATCAGCTTCAAAATGGGAGTTCTTTCAAGATAAATGTATCTCCTGCAGGACATGTGTAAATGCGTGCCCAGTAGGAGCGTTAAGTGCTGAACCTTTGGAGGGAGAACCATGA
- the surR gene encoding sulfur metabolism transcriptional regulator SurR, with amino-acid sequence MSEPDIFYILGNKVRRDLLSHLTCTECYFSLLSNKVNVSSTAVSKHLKIMEREGVLKSYEKGEGLIGPARKYYSIAVSKTFLVTITPNIFWYTSFDLNSPERFEKFEIGLDELNKSPDSLHSMVEAFIDANKKLDQVIEALKTIESYRNKLMKNIKERYLKEIGDITQLAILHYLLLYRKATVEELSDVLNLKEREIKEKAKELSKVIPLSIKENLIEINEEELRKKE; translated from the coding sequence ATGTCTGAACCGGATATATTCTACATCCTAGGGAACAAGGTAAGGAGAGATCTGCTCAGCCACTTGACATGTACCGAATGCTACTTTAGCCTGCTCAGCAACAAGGTTAACGTTTCCTCAACTGCCGTTTCAAAGCACCTAAAGATAATGGAAAGGGAGGGAGTTTTGAAATCCTACGAAAAAGGAGAAGGGCTTATTGGGCCTGCACGAAAATACTACTCCATAGCCGTTTCAAAAACGTTTCTCGTAACCATTACACCCAACATATTTTGGTATACAAGTTTTGACTTAAATTCTCCGGAAAGGTTTGAGAAGTTTGAAATCGGGCTTGATGAACTTAACAAGTCCCCAGATAGCCTGCATTCTATGGTAGAGGCTTTCATAGATGCAAATAAAAAGCTTGATCAGGTGATAGAAGCCTTAAAAACTATTGAGAGCTACAGAAACAAACTCATGAAAAACATTAAGGAGAGGTATTTGAAGGAAATCGGTGATATAACCCAGCTTGCAATACTGCATTACCTCCTTCTCTATAGAAAAGCGACAGTAGAAGAACTAAGCGACGTTCTAAACCTTAAAGAAAGAGAAATCAAAGAAAAGGCTAAGGAACTATCAAAGGTAATACCGTTAAGCATAAAAGAAAATCTCATAGAGATTAATGAAGAAGAACTCAGAAAAAAGGAATAG
- the pdo gene encoding protein disulfide oxidoreductase, whose translation MALISDGDKKIIKEEFFSKLVNPVKIIVFTGKEHCQYCDQLKQLVEEISELSDLISYEIHDFDSEKELAEKYRIDRAPATIITQDGKDLGVRYFGLPAGHEFGSFLEDIVDISRGETDLEEDTKEAVRNIEKDVEIYVFVTPTCPYCPAAVRMAHKFAIENALAGKGKILGDMIEAIEFPEWADQYSVMAVPKVVIRVDGEDKVSFEGAYPEKLFLEKLLQALE comes from the coding sequence ATGGCACTTATTAGCGATGGGGACAAGAAGATAATTAAGGAAGAGTTCTTTTCAAAGCTAGTTAACCCGGTCAAGATTATCGTCTTCACGGGGAAGGAACACTGCCAGTACTGTGACCAGCTGAAGCAGCTTGTTGAGGAGATTAGTGAGCTAAGCGACCTTATAAGCTACGAGATACACGACTTTGACAGCGAGAAGGAGCTAGCTGAAAAATACAGAATTGACAGAGCTCCAGCCACCATAATAACACAAGACGGAAAAGACCTTGGAGTCAGGTACTTTGGCCTTCCAGCAGGGCACGAATTTGGATCATTTTTAGAGGACATCGTAGACATCTCAAGAGGCGAGACCGATCTTGAAGAAGACACTAAAGAAGCAGTGAGGAACATTGAAAAGGACGTCGAAATATATGTCTTCGTTACCCCAACATGCCCCTACTGCCCAGCAGCCGTTAGAATGGCGCACAAATTTGCAATTGAGAATGCATTAGCCGGAAAGGGCAAGATTCTCGGAGACATGATTGAAGCAATAGAATTCCCCGAGTGGGCAGACCAGTACAGCGTTATGGCGGTTCCAAAAGTCGTTATAAGAGTTGATGGTGAAGACAAGGTTTCATTCGAGGGAGCTTACCCAGAGAAGCTGTTCCTTGAGAAGCTTCTCCAAGCCCTAGAGTGA
- the trmY gene encoding tRNA (pseudouridine(54)-N(1))-methyltransferase TrmY, with the protein MRTFIIKANKAHTRADFSLKDLPGTSGRIDLLCRSLNSAFLLSHGFRKNVRVWLNLNGPPDPPKTIRFEGSEIKPKTINPDEMSLVKIIVKALRAGESIKDPAKEHPLLPGVYVSNLRFEDVVRRTLKNSTLYYLHEEGKPIEKINFKGNVAFILGDHEGLTEEDEKLLEGIAEKVSVGKKSYLTSHVIAYVNIFLDKHL; encoded by the coding sequence GTGAGAACGTTCATAATAAAAGCCAATAAAGCTCACACAAGGGCAGATTTCAGTCTTAAAGACCTTCCCGGAACAAGCGGAAGGATTGACCTATTGTGCAGATCCCTGAACTCAGCGTTTCTCCTTTCTCATGGGTTTAGGAAGAACGTTAGAGTATGGCTTAACCTTAACGGGCCTCCCGACCCGCCAAAGACCATTAGGTTCGAAGGGAGCGAAATAAAGCCAAAGACAATAAATCCAGACGAAATGAGCTTAGTTAAAATAATAGTAAAAGCCCTAAGAGCTGGAGAAAGCATAAAAGATCCCGCAAAAGAGCACCCCCTTCTTCCGGGCGTTTATGTGAGCAACTTAAGATTTGAAGACGTTGTAAGGAGGACACTCAAAAACTCTACCCTTTACTACCTTCACGAAGAGGGAAAGCCGATCGAAAAAATAAACTTCAAAGGCAACGTAGCCTTTATTCTGGGAGACCACGAGGGGTTAACCGAAGAAGACGAGAAGCTCCTCGAAGGGATAGCAGAAAAAGTTAGTGTGGGAAAAAAGAGCTATCTAACATCCCATGTGATAGCTTACGTCAACATCTTTCTGGACAAGCACCTCTAA